A genomic segment from Macrobrachium rosenbergii isolate ZJJX-2024 chromosome 30, ASM4041242v1, whole genome shotgun sequence encodes:
- the LOC136854992 gene encoding D-beta-hydroxybutyrate dehydrogenase, mitochondrial-like isoform X1 yields the protein MKLTVDRTRDVLLAGAGSALLAGLASCLGIVGFSTTFVVAWIASVSVSLFSSSLKISATGKSVLITGCDSGFGFQLALHLHRLGFDVFAGCLLANHGGEGAEQLRGVCSDRLHVIQLDVTNSKQLNEALRSVKDILALNGNVLWGIVNNAGVSAFGETEWLPLEVFRRIADVNYFGLVSSTKTFLPLVRRAEGRVVNVSSMLGRMVYPMGSPYIATKYAVEGYSNCLRLEMRRWGVHVCTIEPGNLLRATRISTKEHMKDQAEKMWSSMSEELREELGGRKVYDLQVCIAMGFSSSGMKDATIVVEAMTDALTQKYPRARYLPMEFYNWASQMIANYLPECFFDNICSQVMRFLAWWHRSGRRDEMVGERGRH from the exons ATGAAACTGACGGTGGATCGAACCCGGGACGTCCTGCTCGCAGGCGCAGGAAGTGCCCTTTTGGCTGGACTGGCTTCCTGCCTGGGCATCGTCGGTTTCTCGACGACCTTCGTCGTAGCCTGGATCGCCTCCGTCAGCGTCAGCCTGTTTTCTTCTAGCCTCAAG ATCTCAGCGACTGGGAAATCCGTTCTCATCACAGGATGCGACTCTGGCTTCGGGTTTCAGCTCGCCCTCCACCTCCATCGATTG gGGTTCGACGTCTTCGCTGGGTGCCTGCTTGCCAACCACGGAGGGGAGGGCGCGGAACAGCTGAGAGGGGTGTGTTCAGACCGCCTGCACGTCATCCAGTTAGATGTTACGAACAGCAAGCAGTTGAACGAGGCCTTGCGTAGCGTGAAGGACATCTTGGCTCTTAATGGGA ACGTCCTCTGGGGCATCGTGAACAACGCTGGCGTCTCCGCCTTCGGGGAGACCGAGTGGCTGCCCCTCGAAGTCTTCAGGAGAATCGCGGACGTCAACTACTTCGGGCTGGTCTCCTCCACGAAGACTTTCTTGCCCCTCGTGAGGCGCGCCGAAG GCCGCGTAGTGAACGTGTCCAGTATGCTGGGACGCATGGTCTATCCGATGGGATCACCGTACATCGCCACGAAGTACGCCGTGGAGGGCTACAGCAATTGCCTCAG GCTAGAAATGCGTCGATGGGGAGTTCACGTGTGCACAATAGAGCCTGGCAATCTACTGAGAG CCACCCGAATCTCGACGAAGGAACACATGAAGGACCAGGCAGAAAAGATGTGGTCCTCGATGAGCGAGGAGCTCCGGGAGGAGCTGGGAGGACGGAAGGTTTACGACCTCCAAGTCTGCATTGCTATGGGCTTCAGTTCCTCAGGG ATGAAAGACGCCACTATCGTGGTGGAGGCCATGACAGACGCCCTGACGCAGAAGTACCCGAGGGCGCGCTACCTCCCGATGGAGTTCTACAATTGGGCGTCCCAGATGATCGCCAATTACCTGCCGGAATGCTTCTTCGATAATATCTGCTCGCAGGTGATGAGGTTTCTCGCCTGGTGGCACCGGAGTGGGCGTCGTGACgagatggttggagagagagggagacattaA
- the LOC136854992 gene encoding D-beta-hydroxybutyrate dehydrogenase, mitochondrial-like isoform X2 — protein sequence MKLTVDRTRDVLLAGAGSALLAGLASCLGIVGFSTTFVVAWIASVSVSLFSSSLKISATGKSVLITGCDSGFGFQLALHLHRLGFDVFAGCLLANHGGEGAEQLRGVCSDRLHVIQLDVTNSKQLNEALRSVKDILALNGSRVVNVSSMLGRMVYPMGSPYIATKYAVEGYSNCLRLEMRRWGVHVCTIEPGNLLRATRISTKEHMKDQAEKMWSSMSEELREELGGRKVYDLQVCIAMGFSSSGMKDATIVVEAMTDALTQKYPRARYLPMEFYNWASQMIANYLPECFFDNICSQVMRFLAWWHRSGRRDEMVGERGRH from the exons ATGAAACTGACGGTGGATCGAACCCGGGACGTCCTGCTCGCAGGCGCAGGAAGTGCCCTTTTGGCTGGACTGGCTTCCTGCCTGGGCATCGTCGGTTTCTCGACGACCTTCGTCGTAGCCTGGATCGCCTCCGTCAGCGTCAGCCTGTTTTCTTCTAGCCTCAAG ATCTCAGCGACTGGGAAATCCGTTCTCATCACAGGATGCGACTCTGGCTTCGGGTTTCAGCTCGCCCTCCACCTCCATCGATTG gGGTTCGACGTCTTCGCTGGGTGCCTGCTTGCCAACCACGGAGGGGAGGGCGCGGAACAGCTGAGAGGGGTGTGTTCAGACCGCCTGCACGTCATCCAGTTAGATGTTACGAACAGCAAGCAGTTGAACGAGGCCTTGCGTAGCGTGAAGGACATCTTGGCTCTTAATGGGA GCCGCGTAGTGAACGTGTCCAGTATGCTGGGACGCATGGTCTATCCGATGGGATCACCGTACATCGCCACGAAGTACGCCGTGGAGGGCTACAGCAATTGCCTCAG GCTAGAAATGCGTCGATGGGGAGTTCACGTGTGCACAATAGAGCCTGGCAATCTACTGAGAG CCACCCGAATCTCGACGAAGGAACACATGAAGGACCAGGCAGAAAAGATGTGGTCCTCGATGAGCGAGGAGCTCCGGGAGGAGCTGGGAGGACGGAAGGTTTACGACCTCCAAGTCTGCATTGCTATGGGCTTCAGTTCCTCAGGG ATGAAAGACGCCACTATCGTGGTGGAGGCCATGACAGACGCCCTGACGCAGAAGTACCCGAGGGCGCGCTACCTCCCGATGGAGTTCTACAATTGGGCGTCCCAGATGATCGCCAATTACCTGCCGGAATGCTTCTTCGATAATATCTGCTCGCAGGTGATGAGGTTTCTCGCCTGGTGGCACCGGAGTGGGCGTCGTGACgagatggttggagagagagggagacattaA